In one window of Rhodopseudomonas palustris HaA2 DNA:
- a CDS encoding c-type cytochrome, giving the protein MVRKFLAIVTITAAAGSLSTGIASAQDAAKGEAVFKQCMTCHRADKNMVGPALGGAVGRKAGTAAGFTYSPLNHNSGEAGLVWTQENIVAYLPDPNAFLKKFLTDKGQADKAVGSTKMTFKLANEQQRKDVAAYLATLK; this is encoded by the coding sequence GTGGTCCGAAAATTTCTCGCAATTGTCACCATCACCGCTGCCGCAGGATCTCTGTCGACAGGTATCGCCTCGGCGCAGGACGCCGCCAAGGGCGAAGCGGTGTTCAAGCAGTGCATGACCTGCCATCGTGCCGACAAGAATATGGTCGGACCGGCCCTCGGCGGCGCCGTCGGCCGTAAGGCGGGCACGGCTGCCGGCTTCACCTATTCGCCGCTGAACCACAATTCCGGCGAAGCCGGTCTGGTCTGGACCCAGGAAAACATCGTGGCCTACCTGCCGGATCCGAATGCCTTCCTGAAGAAGTTCCTCACCGACAAGGGCCAGGCCGACAAGGCCGTCGGTTCGACCAAGATGACCTTCAAACTGGCCAACGAACAGCAGCGCAAGGATGTTGCGGCGTATCTCGCCACGCTGAAGTAA
- the bchB gene encoding ferredoxin:protochlorophyllide reductase (ATP-dependent) subunit B, which yields MQLTVWTYEGPPHVGAMRIATGMEGLHYVLHAPQGDTYADLLFTMIERRNKRPPVTYTTFAARDLGRDTAELFMTAARDAYARFQPQAMIVGASCTGSLIQDDPGGLAKSLGFPIPVIAIDLPAYQRKENWGAAETFYQLVRALAGPNAPAPGTKRPERAAGVRPSCNLLGPTALGFRHRDDITEITGLLGKLGIDVNVVAPMGSTPADIARLGDADFNVVMYPEIAGQAASWLHRIFHQPFTKTVPIGVSATRDFIQEVTALAGIDPAPMLQASSSRLPWYSHSVDSTYLTNKRVFIFGDATHAIAAARIASEELGFKVVGLGSYSREFGRELREAAKRYDVEPLITDDYLEVEAKVAELHPELVLGTQMERHIAKRLGVPCAVISAPVHVQDFPARYAPQMGFEGANVIFDTWVHPLMMGLEEHLLTMFKDDFEFKDGAMPSHLGTGHAAPVAEAVAAPAAAVATESVATGVAAPDIASATAVAAAAAVWAPEAEKELQKIPFFVRGKARRNTERFANENGVATITVETLYDAKAHFAR from the coding sequence ATGCAGCTCACCGTCTGGACCTATGAAGGACCTCCCCATGTCGGCGCGATGCGAATCGCCACCGGGATGGAAGGGCTGCACTACGTCCTGCACGCGCCGCAGGGCGACACCTACGCCGATCTGTTGTTCACCATGATCGAGCGCCGCAACAAGCGGCCGCCGGTGACCTATACGACGTTCGCCGCACGCGACCTCGGTCGCGACACCGCCGAACTGTTCATGACCGCCGCGCGCGACGCCTATGCGCGGTTCCAGCCGCAGGCGATGATCGTCGGCGCGTCCTGCACCGGCTCGCTGATCCAGGACGATCCGGGCGGGCTGGCGAAATCGCTCGGCTTCCCGATCCCGGTGATCGCGATCGATCTGCCTGCCTATCAGCGCAAGGAAAACTGGGGCGCCGCCGAAACCTTCTACCAGCTTGTCCGCGCGCTCGCCGGTCCCAACGCGCCGGCGCCCGGCACCAAGCGTCCGGAGCGCGCGGCGGGAGTCCGCCCGAGCTGCAATCTGCTGGGGCCGACGGCGCTCGGCTTCCGCCATCGCGACGACATCACCGAAATCACCGGGCTGCTCGGCAAGCTCGGCATCGATGTCAACGTTGTCGCCCCGATGGGGTCGACGCCGGCGGATATCGCGCGGCTCGGCGATGCCGATTTCAACGTGGTGATGTATCCGGAAATCGCCGGGCAGGCGGCGTCCTGGCTGCACCGCATCTTCCATCAGCCGTTCACCAAGACGGTACCGATCGGCGTGTCCGCGACGCGCGACTTCATTCAGGAAGTGACCGCGCTCGCCGGCATCGATCCCGCGCCGATGCTGCAGGCCTCGTCGAGCCGGTTGCCGTGGTACTCGCATTCGGTCGACAGCACTTACCTGACCAACAAGCGCGTCTTCATCTTCGGCGATGCCACCCACGCGATCGCCGCGGCGCGGATCGCGTCGGAAGAGCTCGGCTTCAAGGTGGTTGGGCTCGGCAGCTACAGCCGTGAGTTCGGCCGCGAGCTGCGCGAAGCCGCGAAGCGTTACGATGTCGAACCGCTGATCACCGACGACTATCTCGAGGTCGAGGCCAAGGTGGCCGAGCTCCACCCCGAGCTGGTGCTCGGCACCCAGATGGAGCGCCACATCGCCAAGCGGCTCGGCGTTCCCTGCGCGGTGATCTCGGCGCCGGTGCACGTTCAGGATTTCCCGGCGCGCTACGCGCCGCAGATGGGCTTCGAAGGCGCCAATGTGATCTTCGACACCTGGGTGCATCCGCTGATGATGGGCCTGGAAGAGCATCTGCTGACGATGTTCAAGGACGATTTCGAATTCAAGGACGGGGCGATGCCGTCGCATCTCGGGACCGGCCACGCCGCGCCGGTCGCGGAAGCCGTCGCCGCTCCGGCTGCCGCTGTCGCGACCGAATCCGTCGCGACCGGAGTCGCCGCGCCCGACATCGCGTCGGCAACCGCTGTGGCCGCAGCCGCAGCCGTGTGGGCGCCCGAAGCCGAGAAGGAACTGCAGAAGATACCGTTCTTCGTTCGCGGGAAAGCCCGCCGGAATACCGAGCGATTCGCCAACGAGAATGGCGTCGCAACCATCACTGTCGAGACCTTGTACGATGCAAAAGCGCACTTCGCACGCTGA
- a CDS encoding GAF domain-containing protein, with protein sequence MTAEATISPAFGTADLSNCEQEQIHLAGSIQPHGALLVISEPDHRIVQASANAAEFLNVERVLGLPLAELEGDLLIRILPHLDPTSEGTPIAVRCRIGSPGADFDGLIHRPLEGGLIVELERAGPPVDLSLMVGQALDKIRTASSVRALCEEAAVLFQNRTGYDRVMIYRFDEEGHGEVFSERHVPGLESYLSNRYPSSDIPQMARRLYERIRVRVLVDVGYEPVPLQPRLSPLTGRDLDMSSCFLRSMSPIHLQYLKNMGVRATLVVSLVVGGKLWGLVACHHYQPRFIHFELRAVCELLAEAIATRITALESFAQSQSELFVQRLEQRMIEAISREGDWRAAIFDTTQSILPPVGATGGALVYEGQVTTIGEVPGTQDIREVAAWLSRQPRVSVISTSSLGLDAPEFAPLTRVASGVAAAPVSNHPGEFLIWFRPERVRTVTWGGDPKKPFVIGDTPADLSPRRSFAKWNQVVEGTSDPWTPADLAAVRMIGQSVADIVLQFRAVRTLIAQEQLDQFSRQVLTSDHPVVIADIEGKILLMNDAFTSMLPQAHPPVQRLDDLASAFVEPYDFLRNVGELISRRRGWRGELLLRGGGNEPRPLMVRADPVVPSRDRALGFVLIFTDNTDRRAAEAARGRFQEGIIKSSRVGSVRLDSKSDLVYQNLLSSLVENAQLAALEITYGVETGRIAEMLEGVRNSTLRTAEVLEYLMLHASRTSGNDNTTRNNKSNS encoded by the coding sequence GTGACGGCTGAAGCGACGATCTCCCCCGCATTCGGAACCGCCGATCTTTCGAACTGCGAGCAGGAGCAAATTCATCTTGCCGGTTCGATTCAGCCGCACGGCGCTCTGCTGGTGATCAGCGAGCCGGATCACCGTATCGTTCAAGCCAGCGCCAACGCCGCCGAGTTCCTCAACGTCGAGCGGGTGCTCGGTCTGCCGCTCGCCGAACTCGAAGGCGATCTGCTGATCCGTATCCTGCCTCATCTCGACCCGACTTCCGAGGGAACGCCGATCGCCGTGCGCTGCCGGATCGGCAGCCCGGGGGCGGATTTCGACGGCTTGATCCATCGGCCGCTGGAAGGGGGGCTGATCGTCGAGCTGGAGCGCGCCGGCCCGCCGGTCGATCTGTCGCTGATGGTCGGGCAGGCGCTGGACAAGATCCGGACCGCGAGCTCGGTTCGCGCCTTGTGCGAAGAAGCTGCGGTGCTGTTCCAGAATCGCACCGGCTACGACCGGGTGATGATCTACCGTTTCGACGAAGAGGGCCACGGCGAGGTGTTCTCCGAGCGCCACGTCCCGGGGCTCGAATCCTATCTCAGCAACCGTTATCCGTCCTCCGACATTCCGCAAATGGCGCGACGCTTGTACGAGCGAATTCGCGTGCGCGTGCTGGTCGACGTCGGCTACGAGCCGGTGCCCCTGCAGCCGCGGCTGTCACCTCTCACCGGGCGCGACCTCGACATGTCGAGCTGCTTTCTCCGCTCGATGTCGCCGATCCATCTGCAGTATCTGAAGAACATGGGCGTCCGCGCGACGCTGGTGGTGTCGCTGGTGGTCGGCGGCAAACTGTGGGGACTGGTCGCCTGCCATCACTATCAGCCGCGCTTCATCCATTTCGAGCTGCGCGCCGTCTGCGAGCTGCTCGCCGAGGCGATCGCCACGCGGATCACCGCACTCGAGAGCTTTGCGCAAAGCCAGTCCGAACTGTTCGTGCAGCGGCTCGAGCAACGCATGATCGAAGCGATCTCGCGGGAGGGCGACTGGCGCGCGGCGATCTTCGACACGACGCAGTCGATCCTGCCGCCGGTCGGTGCGACTGGTGGCGCGCTGGTGTACGAGGGGCAGGTCACCACGATCGGTGAAGTGCCAGGCACCCAGGATATTCGCGAGGTCGCCGCCTGGCTCAGCCGCCAGCCCCGCGTGTCGGTGATCTCGACATCGTCGCTCGGTCTCGATGCGCCGGAATTCGCGCCGTTGACGCGCGTCGCGAGCGGCGTCGCGGCGGCGCCGGTCTCCAACCATCCGGGCGAATTCCTCATCTGGTTCCGTCCCGAGCGTGTGCGCACGGTGACCTGGGGCGGCGATCCGAAAAAGCCTTTCGTGATCGGAGATACGCCGGCTGATCTTTCCCCCCGGCGCTCGTTCGCCAAATGGAATCAGGTGGTCGAAGGGACTTCCGATCCGTGGACGCCGGCCGACCTGGCAGCGGTGCGGATGATCGGCCAGTCTGTCGCCGACATCGTCTTGCAGTTCCGCGCCGTACGAACGCTGATCGCCCAGGAGCAACTCGACCAGTTCTCCCGTCAGGTGCTGACCTCCGACCATCCGGTGGTGATCGCCGACATCGAAGGCAAGATCCTGCTGATGAACGACGCGTTCACATCGATGCTGCCGCAGGCGCATCCGCCCGTCCAGCGACTGGACGATCTCGCCTCGGCCTTCGTCGAACCCTACGATTTCCTGCGGAATGTCGGCGAGCTGATCAGTCGACGGCGCGGCTGGCGGGGCGAATTGCTGTTGCGCGGCGGGGGAAACGAGCCGCGTCCGTTGATGGTGCGGGCCGACCCGGTGGTCCCGTCGCGCGATCGCGCGCTCGGCTTCGTGCTGATCTTCACCGACAACACCGACCGCCGCGCTGCTGAAGCGGCGCGTGGCCGTTTCCAGGAAGGCATCATCAAAAGCAGTCGGGTCGGCAGCGTGCGGTTGGATTCGAAATCCGACCTCGTCTATCAGAATCTGTTGTCGTCGCTGGTCGAGAACGCCCAGCTCGCGGCGCTGGAGATCACCTATGGGGTCGAGACCGGGCGGATTGCCGAAATGCTCGAAGGCGTGCGCAATTCGACGCTGCGCACTGCGGAAGTCCTCGAGTATTTGATGCTGCACGCGTCCCGCACCAGCGGGAACGACAACACGACAAGAAACAACAAGTCCAACAGCTAG
- the ppsR gene encoding transcriptional regulator PpsR, which translates to MSAKPAQPDITLLLDMDGVIRDASLSPALAGESVQGWLGQAWTDVAGDDGGDKVRRMVEDARTSGISAFRQVNQRFPSGAELPIEFTTMLLGDRTGLLAVGKNLQAVTELHARLIAAQQTIERDYWRLREMETRYRLVFDAATEAVMIVSAHDLRIVEANRAAVQALSGVDRDNEDVTGREILNEVAQLDRDAVREMLARVRDRGKALSILVHIGRDARPWMLRGSLVSSEQGQVFLLQFSPVATTSRDDERAEPTVLKTLIDRVPDGFVALDAGGVIRHANQAFLDLVQIGSKGSAIGESLGRWLNQPGADLAALMSHLQRYKTVRLFQTSIRGELGSETDVEISAVDGDDHNYLGVLIRNVSRRLGGGESDALRSALGPISKQLGRSSLRKLVKNTVGIVERHYVKEALELTKGNRTATAELLGLSRQSLYAKLARYGLDDKGAVSQNAED; encoded by the coding sequence ATGTCTGCAAAACCCGCCCAACCCGACATCACCCTCCTTCTGGATATGGATGGCGTGATCCGCGACGCTTCCCTTTCACCGGCTCTGGCCGGGGAAAGTGTTCAGGGTTGGCTCGGCCAAGCCTGGACCGATGTTGCCGGCGATGATGGTGGCGACAAGGTCCGGCGCATGGTCGAGGATGCCCGGACCAGCGGAATCTCTGCATTTCGGCAGGTAAATCAACGATTTCCGTCCGGCGCCGAGCTCCCGATCGAATTCACCACCATGCTACTCGGTGATCGCACCGGACTGCTCGCGGTGGGCAAGAACCTGCAGGCGGTGACCGAACTGCATGCGCGACTGATTGCGGCGCAACAAACGATCGAGCGCGACTACTGGCGGCTGCGTGAAATGGAAACGCGTTATCGGCTGGTATTCGACGCTGCAACCGAAGCGGTGATGATCGTCTCGGCGCACGATCTCCGGATCGTCGAGGCCAATCGGGCCGCGGTGCAGGCCCTCAGCGGGGTCGACCGTGACAACGAGGATGTCACCGGCCGCGAGATCTTGAACGAGGTTGCGCAGCTCGACCGCGATGCGGTTCGCGAAATGCTGGCGCGGGTCCGTGATCGCGGCAAAGCGCTGAGCATCCTCGTGCATATCGGCCGCGATGCGCGGCCATGGATGTTGCGTGGCTCGCTGGTGTCGTCGGAACAAGGGCAGGTGTTCCTGCTGCAATTCTCACCGGTCGCCACGACTTCGCGGGACGACGAACGCGCCGAGCCGACCGTGCTCAAGACGCTGATCGACCGGGTGCCGGACGGCTTCGTCGCGCTCGACGCCGGCGGCGTCATCCGCCACGCCAATCAGGCCTTTCTGGACCTCGTCCAGATCGGCTCGAAGGGATCCGCGATCGGCGAATCGCTCGGTCGTTGGCTCAATCAGCCCGGTGCAGACCTCGCGGCGCTGATGTCGCATCTGCAGCGCTACAAGACCGTGCGGCTGTTTCAGACCTCCATTCGCGGCGAACTCGGGAGCGAGACGGATGTCGAGATCTCGGCGGTCGACGGCGACGACCACAACTACCTCGGTGTACTGATCAGGAATGTGTCGCGGCGTCTCGGCGGCGGCGAAAGCGATGCACTACGCTCGGCGCTCGGCCCGATCAGCAAGCAGCTCGGCCGCTCTTCGCTGAGAAAGCTGGTCAAGAATACCGTAGGCATCGTCGAACGCCACTATGTCAAGGAAGCGCTGGAACTCACCAAGGGCAACCGCACGGCCACTGCCGAACTGCTGGGGTTGAGCCGGCAAAGTCTCTATGCCAAGCTCGCGCGCTATGGGCTCGACGACAAGGGTGCCGTCTCCCAAAACGCCGAGGACTGA
- a CDS encoding cobalamin B12-binding domain-containing protein: MTNRNELSLPPATDTEQTQLPLRPQDLSPPEPLWRFRPLIGARGIVRSMRTQILPQVGYALRSMSFPALSAPTDPSAPFEVQQFTLLVLGLDESAALAYVESLSARGASTDLIFLNLLAPAARRLGEMWEDDTTDFANVTLGVSRLQRILRQIGENHGRTEALQRSGAVLLTTIPGEQHSFGLAMVAEFFRNDGWDICTGPFATHRDMTTLVAERWFDVIGFSVTSDRRLNQLKSNIVDIRRDSRNRRIGVIVGGPMLVDRPELVGSLGADGMAIDGARAPQLARELVIALKGEDSL, translated from the coding sequence ATGACCAACCGGAACGAGCTTTCGCTTCCGCCAGCCACCGACACCGAGCAGACCCAGTTACCTTTAAGACCGCAGGATTTATCGCCCCCAGAGCCGCTCTGGCGGTTTCGGCCTTTAATCGGTGCCAGAGGCATTGTCCGTTCGATGCGCACCCAGATACTCCCCCAGGTTGGCTACGCCCTGCGCTCCATGTCCTTTCCCGCGCTTTCCGCACCCACCGATCCGTCTGCACCATTCGAGGTGCAGCAGTTCACGCTTCTGGTGCTCGGTTTAGACGAGAGCGCGGCCTTGGCCTATGTCGAGTCTCTTAGCGCGCGAGGGGCCTCCACTGATTTGATCTTCCTCAACCTGCTGGCGCCTGCGGCGCGGCGACTGGGAGAGATGTGGGAGGACGACACGACCGACTTCGCCAATGTGACTCTCGGGGTCAGTCGCCTTCAGCGCATCCTTCGCCAGATCGGCGAGAACCATGGCCGGACCGAAGCTCTGCAACGCAGCGGCGCTGTCCTGCTCACCACCATCCCCGGCGAACAACACAGCTTCGGCCTTGCGATGGTCGCGGAGTTTTTCCGCAACGACGGCTGGGACATCTGCACCGGCCCTTTCGCCACGCATCGTGACATGACGACGCTGGTCGCGGAGCGCTGGTTCGACGTGATCGGCTTCTCCGTGACCAGCGACAGGCGGTTGAACCAGTTGAAGAGCAATATCGTCGACATTCGTCGCGATTCCCGCAATCGCCGCATCGGCGTGATCGTCGGCGGGCCAATGCTGGTCGATCGACCGGAGTTGGTGGGCTCGCTCGGCGCCGACGGGATGGCAATCGACGGTGCGCGCGCGCCGCAGCTCGCCCGAGAACTGGTGATTGCCTTGAAAGGCGAAGATTCACTGTGA
- the bchF gene encoding 2-vinyl bacteriochlorophyllide hydratase yields the protein MPHGAAAEAAKVRQPVQQLKTLYTPEERLRRDATKWTLVQGILAPVQFLVFLISLGLVLRYLATGDGYTAATVSVVIKTLVLYTIMITGAIWEKEVFGCYLFAPAFFWEDVFSFLVLALHTTYLVMLFAGIGDPRQQMLAALAAYATYVVNAAQFLLKLRAARRDERIAAMNAPGISGSRA from the coding sequence GTGCCGCATGGCGCGGCGGCTGAAGCCGCAAAGGTTCGGCAGCCAGTGCAGCAGCTTAAGACGCTTTACACCCCAGAAGAGCGGCTTCGCCGCGATGCAACAAAATGGACCCTGGTGCAGGGAATTCTCGCGCCGGTCCAATTTCTGGTCTTCCTGATCAGCCTCGGGCTGGTGCTCCGATATCTGGCGACGGGGGACGGTTACACCGCCGCAACCGTGTCGGTCGTGATCAAGACGCTGGTGCTCTACACCATCATGATCACAGGCGCGATCTGGGAGAAGGAAGTCTTCGGCTGCTATCTGTTCGCGCCGGCTTTCTTCTGGGAGGACGTCTTCAGTTTCCTCGTGCTGGCGCTGCACACCACCTATCTGGTGATGCTGTTCGCCGGCATTGGTGATCCGCGCCAGCAGATGCTGGCCGCGCTCGCCGCCTATGCGACCTACGTGGTCAACGCCGCGCAATTTCTGCTCAAGCTTCGCGCCGCGCGCCGCGACGAGCGGATTGCTGCGATGAATGCTCCCGGCATTTCGGGGAGCCGCGCATGA
- a CDS encoding geranylgeranyl diphosphate reductase has protein sequence MSENSEVYDVVVVGGGPSGATAACDLARAGKRVVLLDRAGRIKPCGGAIPPRAIRDFAIPDSMLVAKINAARMVSPTDVEVDMPIDGGFVGMVDREHFDEWLRQRAANVGAERRTGLFRRFTRDESGVNIVHYEERLPDGTMQDQTVRARAIIGADGAVSAVARQFLPDADRVPFVFAYHEIIKAPQPGQAAYESRRCDVYYQGKVSPDFYGWVFPHGDTVSVGTGSMHKGFSLRDSVAELRKQTGLDEVETIRKEGAPIPLHPLPRWDDGHSVLLAGDAAGVVAPASGEGIYYALVGGRLAAEAVGEFLDTADAKALKLARKRFMRANGSVFRILGLMQWYWYANDKRREQFVSICRDQDVQKLTWDAYMNKKLVRAKPIAHVRIFFKNLAHMTGLASV, from the coding sequence ATGAGCGAGAATTCCGAGGTCTACGACGTCGTCGTTGTCGGCGGTGGTCCGTCCGGCGCCACTGCGGCCTGCGATCTCGCGCGGGCCGGCAAGCGCGTCGTGTTGCTCGACCGCGCCGGTCGCATCAAGCCCTGCGGCGGTGCGATCCCGCCGCGGGCCATCCGCGATTTTGCCATTCCCGACAGCATGCTGGTCGCCAAGATCAATGCCGCGCGGATGGTGTCGCCGACCGACGTCGAAGTCGATATGCCGATCGACGGTGGCTTCGTCGGCATGGTCGATCGCGAGCATTTCGACGAATGGCTGCGCCAGCGCGCCGCAAATGTCGGCGCCGAGCGCCGCACCGGACTTTTCCGGCGCTTCACCCGCGACGAGAGCGGCGTCAACATCGTGCACTACGAGGAGCGTCTACCCGACGGCACGATGCAGGACCAGACGGTCCGGGCGCGGGCGATCATCGGCGCCGACGGCGCGGTGTCGGCGGTCGCGCGGCAGTTCTTGCCGGACGCCGACCGGGTTCCGTTCGTGTTCGCCTATCACGAGATCATCAAGGCGCCGCAGCCGGGACAGGCCGCGTACGAGAGCCGGCGTTGCGACGTGTACTACCAGGGCAAGGTGTCGCCGGACTTCTACGGCTGGGTGTTCCCGCATGGCGACACCGTCAGCGTCGGCACCGGCTCGATGCACAAGGGCTTCTCGCTTCGCGACTCGGTCGCCGAGTTGCGCAAGCAGACCGGGCTCGACGAGGTCGAGACCATCCGAAAGGAAGGCGCACCGATCCCGCTGCATCCGCTGCCGCGCTGGGACGACGGTCACAGCGTGCTGCTCGCCGGCGATGCGGCCGGCGTGGTGGCGCCGGCGTCGGGCGAGGGCATCTACTACGCGTTGGTCGGCGGCCGGCTTGCGGCCGAGGCCGTCGGTGAATTTCTCGACACAGCGGACGCGAAGGCGCTGAAGCTGGCACGCAAGCGTTTCATGCGCGCGAACGGCTCGGTGTTCCGGATCCTCGGCCTGATGCAGTGGTACTGGTACGCCAACGACAAACGCCGCGAGCAATTCGTCAGTATCTGCCGTGATCAAGACGTCCAGAAGCTGACCTGGGACGCCTACATGAACAAGAAACTGGTCCGCGCCAAGCCGATCGCCCATGTCCGGATCTTCTTCAAGAATCTGGCCCACATGACCGGCCTGGCTTCGGTGTAA
- a CDS encoding heme oxygenase (biliverdin-producing): MVSVTAVSDEPSVVTALYLRTKALHLEAERTGIVADILRGAASRDGYVLLMRNLHPAYRELEDGIERHRNSPILAPLARWCLARTSAIAADLTALAGPNWAEQWPLLPEGEAYARTITLAAEGDGSRLIAHAYTRYLGDLNGGQIVRRLLEKSLGLGASELSHYDFSAIAEPATLKSDYRQALERAGAAAAASDAIVKEGAHAFECNIALSVAVQRRLADTLVPRPS, encoded by the coding sequence ATGGTCTCAGTCACCGCGGTCAGCGACGAGCCGAGTGTCGTCACCGCTCTTTACCTTCGCACCAAAGCTCTGCACCTCGAAGCCGAGCGCACCGGCATCGTGGCCGATATCTTGCGCGGAGCCGCGAGCCGTGACGGATACGTCCTGCTGATGCGCAATCTGCATCCGGCCTATCGCGAGCTCGAGGACGGGATCGAACGCCATCGCAACAGCCCAATTCTCGCGCCGCTGGCGCGATGGTGCCTGGCGCGAACATCCGCAATCGCAGCGGATCTGACGGCGCTGGCTGGTCCGAACTGGGCGGAGCAATGGCCGCTTCTGCCGGAGGGCGAGGCCTATGCCCGCACGATCACGCTTGCGGCCGAGGGCGACGGCAGTCGGTTGATCGCCCACGCCTACACACGCTATCTCGGCGATCTCAACGGCGGCCAGATCGTGCGCCGCCTGCTCGAAAAGTCGCTCGGACTCGGCGCGTCCGAACTTTCACATTACGACTTCTCCGCGATTGCCGAGCCGGCGACGCTGAAGTCCGACTATCGCCAGGCGCTGGAACGGGCCGGAGCGGCGGCCGCCGCCTCCGACGCAATCGTCAAGGAGGGGGCGCACGCCTTCGAATGCAACATTGCCCTGTCGGTCGCCGTCCAACGGCGTTTGGCGGACACCCTGGTGCCACGACCGTCTTAG
- a CDS encoding ferredoxin:protochlorophyllide reductase (ATP-dependent) subunit N, translating into MTVHVQPCAAPAEDPVSRAVRTESGQREVFCGLTGIVWLHRKIQDAFFLVVGSRTCAHLIQSAAGVMIFAEPRFGTAIMEEKDLAGLTDANDELDRIVTQLLTRRPDIKLLFLVGSCPSEVIKLDLSRAALRLSQRFSPGVRILNYSGSGIETTFTQGEDSCLASLVPALPAAQDETSSLLVIGSLADVVEDQFMRMFDALGIGPVQFFPPRKSTALPSVGPNTKILMAQPFLPDTVRALQERGAKRLAAPFPLGVEGTTGWLRAAADAFGIDAATFDRVTEPNRVRAERALGAYKAELGGRRIFFFPDSQLEIPLARFLARELSMQLVEVGTPYLHREHLAEELKLLPAGVALTEGQDVDLQLDRCRLARPDIAVCGLGLANPLEAEGITTKWSIELVFTPIQGYEQAADLAELFARPLVRRAKLVA; encoded by the coding sequence ATGACCGTCCACGTGCAGCCCTGCGCCGCGCCAGCGGAAGATCCTGTCTCGCGTGCGGTTCGCACCGAGAGCGGCCAGCGCGAAGTCTTCTGCGGTCTCACCGGCATCGTCTGGCTTCACCGCAAGATTCAGGACGCGTTCTTCCTGGTCGTCGGCTCGCGTACTTGTGCGCATCTGATCCAGTCGGCCGCCGGCGTGATGATCTTCGCCGAACCGCGCTTCGGCACCGCCATCATGGAAGAGAAGGACCTCGCCGGTCTCACCGACGCCAATGACGAACTCGATCGCATCGTCACGCAGTTGCTGACCCGGCGGCCCGACATCAAGCTGCTGTTCCTCGTCGGTTCCTGCCCGTCGGAAGTGATCAAGCTCGATCTGTCGCGCGCGGCGCTGCGGCTGTCGCAGCGGTTCTCGCCCGGCGTGCGCATCCTGAACTACTCTGGCAGCGGCATCGAGACCACCTTCACCCAGGGCGAGGATTCCTGCCTCGCGTCGCTGGTGCCGGCATTGCCCGCGGCCCAGGACGAAACGTCGTCGCTGCTGGTGATAGGCTCGCTCGCCGACGTCGTCGAGGACCAGTTCATGCGGATGTTCGATGCGCTCGGCATCGGCCCCGTGCAGTTCTTTCCGCCGCGCAAATCGACCGCGCTGCCGAGCGTTGGCCCGAACACCAAGATCCTGATGGCGCAGCCGTTCCTGCCGGACACCGTGCGTGCGCTGCAGGAGCGCGGCGCCAAGCGGCTGGCCGCGCCGTTCCCGCTCGGCGTCGAAGGCACCACCGGCTGGCTGCGCGCCGCCGCCGATGCATTTGGGATCGACGCTGCGACATTCGACCGGGTGACGGAGCCGAACCGCGTCCGTGCCGAACGCGCGCTCGGCGCCTACAAGGCCGAACTCGGTGGCCGCCGGATTTTCTTCTTTCCCGACTCCCAGCTCGAAATTCCGCTGGCGCGGTTTCTCGCGCGCGAGCTGTCGATGCAATTGGTCGAGGTCGGCACGCCGTATCTGCACCGCGAGCATCTCGCGGAGGAGCTGAAGCTGCTGCCCGCCGGCGTCGCGCTGACCGAAGGTCAGGACGTCGACCTGCAGCTCGACCGCTGCCGGCTTGCACGTCCCGACATCGCCGTCTGCGGTCTCGGCCTCGCCAATCCGCTCGAGGCCGAAGGCATCACCACGAAGTGGTCGATTGAACTCGTCTTCACCCCGATCCAGGGGTACGAGCAGGCGGCCGACCTCGCTGAATTGTTCGCGCGCCCGCTCGTCCGTCGCGCCAAGCTGGTGGCCTGA
- a CDS encoding TspO/MBR family protein translates to MNPIFVAFSVAILVGLLGGSLTDTGIWYQSLIKPWWQPPDWAFGPAWTVIFALAAMSAIHAWRGAHSRAQRDWVIGIFAANGFFNLLWSMLFFTVQRPDWALLEVPLLWLSVLVGIVVFWRSARTATYYLMPYLLWVSFAAYLNWTVVRLNAPFS, encoded by the coding sequence TTGAATCCTATTTTCGTTGCCTTTTCCGTCGCGATCCTGGTTGGGCTGCTCGGCGGATCTCTGACCGACACCGGGATCTGGTATCAGAGCCTGATCAAGCCCTGGTGGCAGCCGCCGGACTGGGCCTTCGGTCCGGCTTGGACGGTGATCTTCGCGCTCGCCGCAATGTCTGCCATCCACGCCTGGCGTGGGGCTCACAGCAGGGCGCAGCGCGACTGGGTGATCGGCATCTTCGCCGCCAACGGGTTCTTCAACCTGCTGTGGAGCATGCTGTTCTTCACCGTGCAGCGGCCGGACTGGGCGTTGCTCGAAGTGCCGCTGCTGTGGCTGTCGGTGCTGGTCGGAATCGTGGTGTTCTGGCGCAGCGCCCGGACCGCGACCTACTATTTGATGCCGTATCTGCTCTGGGTCAGCTTCGCGGCCTATCTGAACTGGACCGTGGTGCGACTCAACGCACCGTTCTCCTGA